The Theobroma cacao cultivar B97-61/B2 chromosome 2, Criollo_cocoa_genome_V2, whole genome shotgun sequence genome includes the window CAGCCTCTTGGGCAAGACACGCACACCTTTCCTTGGAAAGGCCAGGGGCTCGTGAACCAGAAGTAGAACCTGACATTGATTTCAGAGCTGCAGTTCCCAGCTTATGCTAGCAAATACAAATATACAGAATAACTTCGGATTCCAGCAGCTTCCAAGCGCAACATGCTTGGTGCCAGTAGTAACTAGCAACCAACGAATTTCCTGGAATGATTTTGTAATAACAGAAAGTTTGCCATATTCCCATTTTATAGCATGCAACTACAAtacaaagcaaaataaaaatgcGATCGTCTCACTGTAAGCATAAGAGTTTAACAAGCTACTGCAATAGTAAAGAAACATACAAAAGTCTTAAAATCAGCCTTAAAGTGATATCTGCCCACCATAATTGCTATCTATACAAACATCATTAACTCGGGCCTACTATATATGTTATTCTGCTCGTCGTCTAAAATAGGATAAGCTGCAACAAGCGTATCTTGAGATCCAATATAAAGTGAGTTATAAATCTTCCAATACACTTCCCTAACCTTCCGAGCAGGATGGAAGAGACCTTGGAGACAGTAATTTAGCACAATTGCAGCACCCAAGGCCACCCTCATCCCTTCAATGGCCTCCATGACGGCATTGATAACATGAGGGGAAGTCTCAAATATGTTGGGCCACACATAGTTCATCAAGTGAACTAAAGCATCCTCACAACCTAACCCAGCAACACCCAAAGCCATGTGCTTGACAGCTGAAGCTGCAGTCTGCCTGTGAACCAAATCCCTATCCATAAGAGCATCCTCAAGTAATGGAGTCACAGCATAGATGTAATCTTTTCCCATTTCACCAATATACTCGAACAGGAAGGAAAGAGATTTCAAGACACCATTCTGCACATTAAGTTCTGGCACCCGGTACTCATTCATCAAGGCTGGCAAAACTGTAAAAGGTGAACATGTTTCTGCAACAATTGCAATTGCCACGGTTGTGCAAACACGGTTTTGACGTTCCTGCACCTTAAGATTATTTAATAGAGTTGCCAAGACATCTTGTGGGCCAATGGCTTTTGCAATATATCCAAAAGTATTGACCGTAGCTCTTCTTATACCCTTCTTGTGAGCTTTAAGCATCTCAAGAAGCTCAAAGCAAATCCTCATCCACTCCCTAGCAGGGACAAACTCTGCACCACGATCCGCAATTCGCCCAACCAGATCAATACAGTTCTCCTGGACTTTCTCATGCCTATTTTTCAGAATTGGTGTCAACCTTGGAAGCAAATCCTTGATTGGTGGTGTCATTTTCGTCATACCAATAACATTGACAATTGCCTTGAGGGCTCCTAAAATCGATCCCAAAACTTCAGGGTACTCCTCTCCGAGATACTCATACAGAACAACCCCAAGATGACCCATCAGTTGTTCCTCTTGACACTGTTTCATAACCACTGCTATTCTTGAGATAAGATCAGCTGCCTGCTGCCTGACCTTGGCACTCTTGTTGTTCAAGCGCCATTTTATTGTACCACAGATCTGGGGAAGATATGGCTTAACTCTCTGCCCGAGTGAATTCACAACAGCACCAAAACCATTAAGCATCACATTGGCATCATCACTAGTCTGCTCTTGGAAAGCATAAAGAATACCATCAATCAAAAGTTCTTCCAACCTGGAATCAATGTCAGATGCGCCCAAGTTTGCAACCACCTTCTCAATTGTTTCCATTACCATACGTCTGTAAGGTTCACTCTCATCCTTAAGATCCTCCACTATTCTCCCTACAATATCTGCAACACCTACTTTGTTTGCCATCTCAACAGTAGTCTCAACAAGCTGCCTATAGTTTCTCCTATCTAAAGCCATCCTTCTCACCCAGAAATTCCTAAAGAACTCAGGCAGAATATCATTCCTAATATAATCAGATTCAACACCCTCTGTGCTCACACATTGTTTCACCACCTTAAGCacaattttcttcatttcttcatCAGGTGACTGGAACTCACGGATAAGAATGAACATAACTTCTTTTGTATAGTAACTAGCATAAATTGCATCCATCAAAGGAATGATAAAACCAATAGCCTTCAAAAATGCAGCCAAGACTTTACCTCGGTGAGACCTGATACCCTTCCACAGGGGCTTCAAGACTGAGTCAAAGCTTTCAATACCATAAGGTGCAGCAGCCTCAGCAAGAGCAGCCAACGACAAAGCAGTAATTGTCCTCACCTTCTGATTCTCATCATTCAAACCATGTTCTATGATTTCTACTAGAGACTTCAAGTGAGGAAGAACAGCACAACCTATCAAAATAGCAATCTGCTGAACAATCTTGATCCCAGTGTGCCTAGCTTGCCAAGACTTCTTACTCTGACACACAGCTTTCAAAAATGGTAAAAGCGCAGGAATCCCAAGTGCGGAAGCAACAACACTAAAAGCTCTTGCAGTCGTATTCCTAACGTATTCATCAATGTTGTCAATATCAGGACGCATAGCAGCAATCATAGTAGCCAAACCAGCTGCCTTACTGAGATTAGAAATAATCTCTCTACCCTCCACACGTGCATAATAATCTTCATCAATCAACAATGGTTCAATCACAACAAGAATCTTGTGCACATAAGGCCTAACCAACTCATCCAATTTATAAAGCACCCTATCAATAACCTTAACCAAGAGATGCCTCTCTTGATCTTCCAGTGTAGGTTGCATAAGCAATGGCAGAATCCTATTAAACAATGGACCAGCACCAAATTCCCTTGCCTTATCGGTAAGCTGCCTCAAAGCAGTTTTCCTCTGTGGAGGTGTCCCATTCTTTACCTTCAATAAGAGCTTCATGATCTTCCGCTCCTTCTGTTCCTCCGGAGACAACTCCtcctcattttcttcattcaaCAACGACCCAAAATACTGATAATCCTCAGGCTTCATAAATGGCAACCCACCAGGTGCCTCCTTAGGCACATCAAACTGCTGCCCACGATTCTCCTCTGGAATAGCATAAAGTGGAGTTCCCATAGGTGTTGGAGTAGCAAGAAGCTTCCGAGCAGGTGTTCGAATAGGCACATAAGAAGCAGGCGGCTCCAAAATCTTATACCCTTCTTGTGGAAACATGGCATCAAGCTCCTCATCAGTCAACGGCCTATTCCTCTCCTCAATATCCTTCTCCCACCTCAACAAATTATATTGCTCCGGAGTCATGGGCCCACGAAAATTCCCCGGAGTAGGTGTCTGCAAATCAGTTCCACCGAAAGGAGTAACCCCAGGTGTAAGAGGAACGACTGGTGTAGCCCCTGCCATTGGAGTCGCACTCCCCATGGTTGCAGGAGTCTCATCCCACCTAGACCTCTGCCGTTTCGGCGTAGGAGTAACCAACCCTTTTGGAGTAGCATCCCATGTAACCCCGGCAGGGGTTGCCCCAGGCGTAACTCCACCAGCTGGGGTAGCATCCGAGTCAGCCAACCGTCCTGGTGTCGGAGTCTCATCCCACCTATTCCTCCTCCCAACTGATGGAGTCGCATCCGAAACTCTCCCTGGCGTAGGCGTAGCATCCCAACGCCCAATCCCAGGAGTTGCATCGGGCAAATCCCAATCTGACGTCGTTTTAGCCTTCTTTGCCGCAGAACTCCCATCATCTTGAGACTGGTCCCACCTATTCCTCCTCTTAGGCACCGCTGCTGCTGCAGCACCACCGCTCTCCTTCTCTACCTTAGCCGCTTCCTCTTcctccttcttctttttcgcTATAGCTCTCAAAGTCTCTTCCCTCTCCCTCGCCAACGCCTGCTCTCTCATCACATCCGCATACGTCCTCACCGAGGGATCCGGCGTCTTCTCCCCGGCGGCAAACGCATCGTGTCTATCCGGAGAGATGACTTGATTCAATCTCCTCCTCCTATACTCATCTTCACGGTCAATAATTTTCGCGGGTTTCCTAAACCCTAACGAGTTATCATCTTCGTCACCACGTGGCATCTCTTTGAGGAGTGACTTGGGAGCCGTGTAAGAGGCGAGCTTCCGAGCAACCTCGGAGTCCATGGAATCGAGATTCGCTTCGTCTTCATCGTTGACAGGGATGGAAGAAACGTAAGCATCCCTGTCGGTTCCGCCATAAAGGTCGCGATCGAAAGTGAGGGAGGTTAGGGAGGCGAGTTCTTCTTCCTTACGCCGCCGCTCTTCTTGGGTTCTGGCGATCTCGTTATCAATGTCCATAACTAGGgttttttgttcaaaattttgggaggaaaaagaataaatgatttagaataaaaatagatGTATTGTTTTCTGAGTAAGGAAATGGGGTACTTTAAGTTGGAAAGAAAGACTGACCTGAAGGCGGTGGTTAACTGGTTATGACAGATAGCCTGCGCTGCAGATTTTTAGATTGAGAATGATCTTTAGGGAAAGCGCGACTGAGAATGGAGAGATAAACCGACTTCAAAACTGAAATGGGTCGGGTTAGATCTATGTCACGGAGGCCCAGTATTAACCTAATACAATCTTGCAAGCCCGCTCGGCCTTTTTATCTTTGTTGTTTGATACATTTTCTCCCTAAACCTACAACTAGCAgtatgtttttccttttttacgTAAATTATCAAGTAAACATGGAGACAAAATCTTTTACAATTCTATAacttataattgaaaattttattttggttattcTGGTCAAGACGAGACTCAGTCCGTacattttatttgtgaaattaGAATGCAAGTGGTTTTTTTTAAGCTACtaaaactccaaataattttttaacctttctcacttttttcaaaattaattgctattcttttattatactAAAATTACTTCTtagtttataatattatatatttagataaaactttaatattaacgaaaaaaatatcattttatcatTGTCCTTATGCGAGCATTTAATATACTCATGAACATAAATCATAAATGTCACTTTTCTAAGGTAATGAAGTTGATTTGAGTGAGAAAATATCTCACTTAAGATGTTAGAAAACAACCAGAGTCATGTATCATGAATGTCATATATGTCGATTAATTAACCATCaacttaataataattaatcattaagGTCACGTGCATCAACTGACATCTTTTGGCTAATATAAAGACTGatctaaatgatttatacGACAATGGATGCAGAATCAAGTTCCTCCATTGACAGCTGAGGCCCCAAGGCACTACAAATGGCTCCGCGGGACCTCAGCGTTTTCTGTGGCTAAGGTGGGTTCGACCATGACCTTGCAACTTAGCAAAGGGATTCCTAACCAGAAAAAGTTATAACAGTTTCTTCCTGATTTGTTCCTCTCCCGCCCGGAAATAATTGAGTATTGACCCTGTCTTGACTGTTTATTATGAATATGTATATGAATTTTCTTCATCAACGTTTGTGATAACCAAAACAAGaacaatttgaattttaactcTCCCTTCACCAGACACGGGTTGAATCTTCGACACCACAAATGAAGTGGAGCGCGTCGGGGTGGCAAAAACCTAACCATATCCTGGAATTTGAGCTCCTTCACCTTCAAGACATGGAACTCAG containing:
- the LOC18608254 gene encoding splicing factor 3B subunit 1 — its product is MDIDNEIARTQEERRRKEEELASLTSLTFDRDLYGGTDRDAYVSSIPVNDEDEANLDSMDSEVARKLASYTAPKSLLKEMPRGDEDDNSLGFRKPAKIIDREDEYRRRRLNQVISPDRHDAFAAGEKTPDPSVRTYADVMREQALAREREETLRAIAKKKKEEEEAAKVEKESGGAAAAAVPKRRNRWDQSQDDGSSAAKKAKTTSDWDLPDATPGIGRWDATPTPGRVSDATPSVGRRNRWDETPTPGRLADSDATPAGGVTPGATPAGVTWDATPKGLVTPTPKRQRSRWDETPATMGSATPMAGATPVVPLTPGVTPFGGTDLQTPTPGNFRGPMTPEQYNLLRWEKDIEERNRPLTDEELDAMFPQEGYKILEPPASYVPIRTPARKLLATPTPMGTPLYAIPEENRGQQFDVPKEAPGGLPFMKPEDYQYFGSLLNEENEEELSPEEQKERKIMKLLLKVKNGTPPQRKTALRQLTDKAREFGAGPLFNRILPLLMQPTLEDQERHLLVKVIDRVLYKLDELVRPYVHKILVVIEPLLIDEDYYARVEGREIISNLSKAAGLATMIAAMRPDIDNIDEYVRNTTARAFSVVASALGIPALLPFLKAVCQSKKSWQARHTGIKIVQQIAILIGCAVLPHLKSLVEIIEHGLNDENQKVRTITALSLAALAEAAAPYGIESFDSVLKPLWKGIRSHRGKVLAAFLKAIGFIIPLMDAIYASYYTKEVMFILIREFQSPDEEMKKIVLKVVKQCVSTEGVESDYIRNDILPEFFRNFWVRRMALDRRNYRQLVETTVEMANKVGVADIVGRIVEDLKDESEPYRRMVMETIEKVVANLGASDIDSRLEELLIDGILYAFQEQTSDDANVMLNGFGAVVNSLGQRVKPYLPQICGTIKWRLNNKSAKVRQQAADLISRIAVVMKQCQEEQLMGHLGVVLYEYLGEEYPEVLGSILGALKAIVNVIGMTKMTPPIKDLLPRLTPILKNRHEKVQENCIDLVGRIADRGAEFVPAREWMRICFELLEMLKAHKKGIRRATVNTFGYIAKAIGPQDVLATLLNNLKVQERQNRVCTTVAIAIVAETCSPFTVLPALMNEYRVPELNVQNGVLKSLSFLFEYIGEMGKDYIYAVTPLLEDALMDRDLVHRQTAASAVKHMALGVAGLGCEDALVHLMNYVWPNIFETSPHVINAVMEAIEGMRVALGAAIVLNYCLQGLFHPARKVREVYWKIYNSLYIGSQDTLVAAYPILDDEQNNIYSRPELMMFV